The region ATTCAATCATTATTAATGCTTTGATGCGATAAGTTTAAAGTGCTTTGATAAAGCATAAACATTTTGTTTATCTAGTGTATATATTTCATTCTAATTTCATTATTACCTGTCAGGATAGTAAATAAGAAGAATATGATTTTCTCTCTTGAATTCCAAAGGGCAATTTCAATGAAAAAACTAATTTCGCTTACTACTTTGACTTTATTGAGTATATATTCAGTCCCAGCTGCTTTTGCGGAGGGAGTTCCAGGTGAAACATCTTTTTCTCATCTCTTTCATAGCAATGCACATCCCAATGATGCTCGCGCTTTAAGCGCTATGCATCATTTTAAACTACACGTTCAAGGGAGCGATTTATCACAAATTTCAATAGATTTACCAGAGGGCGTTAAGATTAGGCGAGGAGTTGAAGTTACGGATCAATCTGGCAAGAAATTAGATGCTGATGTTTCTATCAATGACAAAAAAGCTACTGTCGCTTTTTCTCGACCAGTATCTCCAGAAACAATTCTTACAGTTTCGATGAAAGGAGTCCAAACTCCATTTCCTGGATACAGAAAAACTTGGCGTTATTCGGTAAGTGGCAAAAATCAAAATATGGAAGAAGATGTTCTATTTGGTACAGCTCAAATCCAAACTTATGAGTAGTAGATTGCTGCTTAAAAGATAGAGAAGTAAGAGGTGAAGAACCTCAATTTACATAAAATTTAGAAAGAGAAAGTAAACATTTCTAATGAACTTTTATGTATTTTTCAATTACATGGAGTAGTTTTCTTCAGATTTTACTTAGTTGTTACTTCTGATTGGTAAAACTATCTCTTACAACTCAAATAGTCAAAGATTAAGTTGTGTTTTCACAACTTACACCAATACATTAGAGAGGTTTGTCATGAATAAACTGTTGATAGTATTCGGAACTACACTTTTTCTAGGTATAGTTTCTTTTGAGCCTACTGCTTTTGCAAATACAAGTAGTTCTCATGCAAGAACATGCCAAAATATTCCTATAGCTGAACCTAGCGGAGGTGCTACTAGAATTCGGCTTCAAGCCATAGAGCGATGTAACAAAGGCTCCCAGCAATTTACAAAAACTCATCGTCGGAAAATGTGTCAATCTGCGTCTATAGCAGAGCCTACAGGTGGTGCTACTAGAGTAGGGATCCGTGCCATGAATAACTGTTAATATAGACGTTTTGTAGCAATGTTTTCTGAGGCTTGACAATATTAAAGAGTTGTAGCAAACAACAAATTATGGAGTGTGTAGCAGATGAAAAATAAATAGTACCACCTAGAAGAAGCATAAACTTCCCTAGCTGTTATTAAGATGATTTTCTACAGCCTTGAGAACTTCGCAAATTTTCTGAAAACGATTTACTTAAGGCTGTCTCGCTTAATTTATCTTAACATCCTCATTTCCACTAATATTTCATTCTGATTTCATAATCTTGTGTCAATCTATCTTTAAGGATAAACCTTACAATTACTTAAGCAGATACAAATTTGTATACTGTAATACTTATTGAAAATGATTGAGTGTTATGAGAGTGCTGTTAGTTGAGGATGAACCAGATTTAGGATGTGCAATCAAGCGTACTCTAAATCAGGAAAGATACATAGTTGACTTAGTTTTGAATGGTACTGAAGCGTGGAACTATTTAGATGGTCAGTGGACACAATATACACTAGCCATTTTTGATTGGTTACTTCCAGGAGTATCTGGTTTAGAACTATGCAAGCGGTTACGACTTCGGGGTAGCTGTTTACCAGTGTTGATGCTTACAGCTAAAGATCGCATGGAAGATAAGGTTGCAGGATTAGACGCTGGAGCAGATGATTATCTCGTCAAACCATTTGGTATGGCAGAATTGCTAGCACGATTGCGAGCATTGCAGCGGCGATCGCCTCAACTTTCACCCCAAAAACTTCAAGTAGGTAGCCTTAGCTTAGATTACACTACGCGCACAGTTAGTATTCAGAATCAGTCAACTAATGCACAAGTGGTTCCTCTAACAACAAAGGAGTTTCAACTGCTAGAGTATTTCATGAAGCATTCCAACCAAATTGTTACCAGTGAGCAAATTCGTCATCAATTGTGGGAAGTAAGCGCCGAGCCAACCAGCAATGTAGTAGCTGCTCAGATGCGTTTATTGCGACGTAAATTAGGTCAGTTTGGAAATGATGGTTTGATTGAAACTCTACACGGCATGGGATATCGACTAAATGCAACCCATGAACCAAAATAAGCTTTTTTATCTGACTCGTTGGAAGTTAGCAGGTTGCTACTCTGCTGCGATGGGTTTAGTCTTAAGTATATGTGCGCTGGGTTTATACCAAGCGCTTGTTCATGCCCATTGGCAAACTTTAGATCGAGAACTAGAGTCAGTTGCTGGAACATTACATGATAGTGTTGAAAGTGTATTAAAGCAGCCTGGACGTGTAGAACCAACTGCTCAGCAACTCTTACCAGAGCGGAAGCCGCAACAACATATCCTTGGAGCTATTCACCAAGGCGATTACTTTATAAAGTTATTAAACACGGCGGGACAGACCGTTACTACGGCGGGGTTTCAGCCAGAGGGATTACCTACTACCTCAGGAGAGATCACTTGGCAAACAGTTCAAGATACTAAAGGAAATCGCTATCATCAAATTTCCTTACCACTGCACACGCAAGACAATCGCCCTTGGGGATATATGCAGATGGGACGAAGTCTCAACGATGTCGATAATTACCTTGCTAATGTGAAACTAGTTTTATTGCTGGGTTTACCACTTGCTATGGTTTTAGTAGGCAGTGCGAGTTGGTGGTTAGCAGGATTTGCAATGCAACCCATTTACGAATCATACAGCCAAATTCAACAGTTTACCGCAGATGTTGCTCACGAACTGCGAACGCCTTTAGCAGCAGTTGCTGCAACGGTAGAATCAGTATCGGGAATGCCTAACTTACCTGAATCAGAAGCACGGAATATCTTACGCACAATTGAGCGTCAGAATCGGCGGCTCACGACATTGGTTGCTGATTTACTACTACTTGCTCGTATAGAGCGACAACCCATACCAATACGACGCCAAATTTGTTATCTGAATGATATTGTTAGCGATTTAGTCGAAGAACTTGCGGCCTTAGCGATCGCAGCTAAAGTAACAATCAGTTATGAGGCAAGGGTGCATCAACAGATAAAAGTTATCGGTGATGAGGAACAGTTGTATCGCTTGGTTTCTAATATTATTGTTAATGCTATTCAATACACCCTTACAGATGGTCAAGTGAATATTGCTTTGAATTACAGCGATCGCCATGGAATTATTCAAGTTCAAGACACAGGTATTGGCATTGCACCTTTAGAGCAAAAACGGATTTTCGACCGCTTTTATCGCGTCAGTAGCGATCGCGCTCGTCATACAGGTGGTTCAGGGTTAGGGTTGGCGATCGCGCAAGCAATCGTCCAAACACACGGAGGTAGCTTACAGGTGCAGAGTGAACTAGGTAAAGGTAGCACTTTTATAATTCAGTTGCCTTCAATAATCAATCAATTTTCAAACCTTAAGCTGACTAAACAGTAGTATTTTTACTAAAAAGCCATTATTTAATACTAACAATTATGGCTCAAATGTCTGCTGCTTTATTTGATGAACGCTTTGAACAAATTCTTTGTGGCTATGTTAATACTACAAGACAAGTTCAAATTTTGCGGATTGCCAACCCAATTAGTAGCTGGTTTGAACGAGTTATTTTTCCAGGACAACGTATCTTGTTCTTTGCACTACCAATTACTTATTTAGAAATCTACAGTAGCGAAATACCTAGTACAGTCTTAATGGACAAGATTCTATGCGATCGCTTGCGTATTAATTCATAAAAAACTGATCGAAAACTATCAATAAGTAGGATGAAAAGGAGTGAGAATTAATATTTTGAGCTATACTCGCTATTTTATAGCTGTAAGTATAAGCACAGTAACGGCTTTAGGAAACATTGAGCCAAGTAGGTCTCAAAACGTTTTATCAATTACTCAGCAAAACATTGATAGTTCGAGTCAGAGTATTCAATCTCAGGCAAACGAATTTTCTAAGCAACTACAAGATGTAATAGTACCAGTGCGTACAAGCACTCCAATTCAAAACAATTTAAACTCTACTCCCAGTAGCTCCCCTAGTCCAGGGTTATCAACAGAAGCTCCAAATTATCTCAATCCCAATCCCAACCCACTACAATTTCCTACACGACCGGAAGAAGTACGCGTCCAGGGTACGCAGCCAATCACACTACAACAAGCGTTGGAACTGGCACAGCGAAACAATCGACAGTTACAAGTCGCCAGACTCACAGTTGAACGCAGTCGTGCAGCACTACGCGAAGCACGCTCCGCATTGTATCCTAGTGTCGGTGTAAATTCAGGAATTTCGCGCTCGCGCTCAGCCCAATCGGAGTTGCAGCAACGTATTCAAGAAAATCAAGGCATTCCCCAAACGGACGAAGGTTCAATCAGCACCGTGCTCAGTGGAACAGCGGAACTGAGTTACAACCTTTATACTTCCGGCGAAAGAAGTTCGCGAATTCGTGCCGCCGAAGAACAAGTGCGCTTGAGTGAATTGCAGCTAGAGCAAGCTACAGAAGAGTTGCGTTTGAATGTTGCAGATGATTACTACAATTTGCAAGCAGCTGATGAACTAGTCCGGATCAATCAATCTGCTGTCACCAATGCTCAAGCGAGTTTACGCGATGCCCAAGCGTTAGAGCAAGCAGGAGTAGGGACTCGATTTGCTGTACTACAAGCGGAAGTACAGTTAGCAAACGCTACACAAGATTTAACTAATGCGTTGGGTCAACAACAAACAAGTCGTCGTCAGCTAGCATCGCGACTGAGTATCGCACAATTGGTAAATGTTTCTGCGGCTGACCCCGTGCAAATCTCAGGGTTATGGAATTTGCCTCTAGAAGACAGTATTGTGCTGGCGTTTCGCAATCGTGCAGAACTCGAACAGCAACTTGTACAGCGCAATATCAGTGAAGCACAGCGACGCTTGGCATTATCTCAATTAGGACCACGCGTCAGTTTGGTGACAAGTTATAACGTTCTAGATGTGTTTGATGATGGAGCTGGTCTAGCAGATGGTTACTCGCTGGGAGCCAACGTGTCGTTAAATTTATATGATGGGGGAGCCGCCCGCGCTAGAGCAAGACAAGAAGAAGCTAATATTGCGATCGCCGAGACAAATTTTGCCGACACGCGCAACCAAGTCCGTTTTGAAGTGGAAGAAGCTTACAACACGCTTCAATCAAACTTAGCAAACATTCAAACTGCATCGGTCGCATTAGAACAAGCACGCGAAGCATTGCGATTAGCACGCTTACGCTTCCAAGCCGGAGTCGGGACGCAAACCGAAGTCATCGATGCAGAAAACGACCTCACCAACGCCGAAGGCAATCGCGTCACGGCAATTTTAGACTACAATCGGGCGTTAGCAAGATTACAGCGCGCAGCTAGTTCAGATCCGCAATCTGGAGGACTTGAGTAAGTCAACCGCCCTACCCACAGGGGAATGGGGCTTGTAACTGACCGAGAGCATCGGTCGAATTAGGTTAACTGGACTCGGCGCAACAACATCGCGTTAATTGACACAATTACAGTAGAAAGGCTCATGAACACGGCTCCCAATGCCGGTGAGAGTAGAATACCTAGAGGGGCAGCAACTCCAGCCGCTAATGGAATTCCAACTACGTTATACCCAGTAGCCCAAAACAAATTCTGAATCATCTTGTTATAAGTTGCTTTAGCAAGTTGAAGTGTATACGTTACATCAAGCGGGTCATTTTCAACTAACACCAAGTCAGCTGATTCTATTGCTACATTTGTCCCTGCACCAATTGCAATTCCTAGATCTGCGTTAAATAAAGCGGCAGCATCATTAATTCCATCACCAACAAATGCCGTTGGGCTTTTTGCTTTTAACCGCTGGATGATTGCTGCTTTATCTTGAGGTAAAACACGCGCATAATATTGCTCGATGTTCAGTTCCGCTGCAACAGTTTTTGCCACAGCTTCGGCATCTCCGGTAATCATTACGACCTGAACATCCATGACTTGCAGCTGTTGAACAGCTTCGCGCGCGCGTTCGCGGATCTTGTCAGCTAGCCCAAATATCGCAAGAACCTGACTATTGTCTAGTAGTGCAATCGCGCTTTCTCCACGCGCTTCAATTTTCTCTAATCCTGCTTGCAACTCAGTAGGAAACATCAAACCCAGTTCTTCTGCCCACTCTGAACGCCCGACTCGATAGCTTTTACCGTTAACAACACCTTCTATTCCTTTGCCTGTCACCGATTGAAACTCACTTCCTTTCGGAAGTTTCACTTGCTGATTGTTTGCTTCCTCCACGACTGCCTGTGCTAGCGGATGTTCCGATAGCGATTCTAAAGCGGCGGCGATCGCAAGTGCTTCTAAGTCACTGATATCTTGAGCATAAATTCGCTGTACTCCAAACTGTCCTTCAGTCAAAGTGCCTGTTTTATCAAAAGCAATTGTTTTAATATTCCTCGCTCGCTCGAAGGCTTCTCGATTCCGTACTAAAATACCATTCTTAGCAGACATTGATGTTGCATTAACCATAACCAGAGGAATTGCCAGACCCAAAGCGTGAGGACAGGTGATGACTAATACTGTTACGCTGCGATTGATTGCAAAAGTTGGATCTGGATTTAGCATCAGCCAAATAACTAACGTCAAGGTACCAATTGCAATTGCAATCAAGGTTAACCAGTAAGCAATTTGGTCTGCAAGTGCTTGAAACCGCCCTCGCGAAGATTGCGCCTCCTCAACCAAACGCATCACCTGGCTAAGTGTTGTTTGCTCGCCTGTTCGCGTCACTACTACAGTCAATGCGCCTTCTCCATTTACGGCTCCTGCTACGACTTCATCACCAGCCTGTTTAGTAACAGGACGCGATTCGCCTGTGAGAAATGCTTCGTTAACACTTGACACGCCTTCTTTTACTTCACCATCAATCGGTATTTGTTCCCCAGGGCGGATCAAAATTTGCTCTCCTTGTGCCAATTCACCTACAGATACATCCTCAATCTGACCATTTACTAGTCGGTGTGCAACAGAAGGCACTAAATCTGCTAAATGTTCCAAAGCACGGCTTGCTCCCTGCACTGAAACCAATTCAATCCAATGACCAAGCAACATTACATCTACTAGGGTTGCGAGTTCCCAGTAAAAAGGCTCTCCACGTAGCCCTAAAGAGACTGCCAAACTGTAGACATAAGCAACTGTAATTGCTAAGGCTATTAGGGTCATCATCCCTATTTTGCTTTGAAATTCGCGTAAGGCTCCTTGAAGGAATACCCAGCCTCCATAGAAATAAATCGCTGTTCCCAAAATAGGACTGACTAAGTTCACGCCAAGAAACTGAATGGCAGTGTAGCCAAACCATTCTTGAAACAAAGGTGAAAAGTAGAGGATCGGCAAAGTCAGGAAAAGGCAAATAAAAAAGCGCCATTTAAACATCTCAGGGCTATGTCCAGCGTGCTTGTTGTGCGCTCTATCTTTACTATGCGATGATGATTCGGCTTGATTGTGCCCGTGTTGGTCGTGACGATCAAGTGTTGTTCGTTGCGGATGATCCTGATGTTTGTGATGCCCGTCCTCTTGCTGCATTGGTTCTGCTCCCCTATTCTGCAATAGAAAGTAATCTCATTTTGTTAAGGCAATTGGCTCTAGGGATAGTTTCGCAAAAGTTTATGAAATTAGGATGAAATGTTCAGAAAGAGTAGCTAAAACAACTTTTATACTTATGTATGAAGGTCGAGGATCAAACGAGTATAAGTTAGCTTGATTACTGGCACATCTAGATATTGTATTTATACTTCATGATTATCAGAATATTAATTATTTGTAGTCTTCAACCTTGACTACTCTGATTGAAGTAGAACTAATTACTTGAAGTAATTCGCAAACTCAAGGCAATCACGCTTAGAAACAATAATCCCATTGCACCTGCTAAAGGATTACGATCAATGCCTGTTACCCAAGGTGGTACTTGCTGGGAATAGCGCACTAATTCTGCCACATTGATAATGTAGTAACCCCAGACTAAACCAGCGTGCAATCCAATTGCTGAACCCAAATGACCTTGGCTAACTTGTCTTGCCCAACCTAAAGTTAAGCCCAAAAGTAACAATCCTGGAAAACTGGGCAATGTTCGTAAAACTTCTCCCCAAGGCTTAATAAAATGCAACGTTGCATAAATACTGCTACTAATCCATAAAGCAACTTTGAAACCATAATCCCATTGCAACTCATCAACTAGCCAGCCCCGAAATAATAACTCCTCGGCAAATCCTACGCCTAATGCTACTCCTAACCCTTCAAGTATGATTTTGGGTAGGAATTGCGTTGAGGACTGCCAGGTTAACCAACTCAATAAACCCTCCAAGATAAATAAGCACAAAAGACTTGTGACTCCAATGCCTACTCCTTTTAACAACTCCAACGCATTGCGGCGGGTGCCG is a window of Gloeocapsa sp. PCC 7428 DNA encoding:
- a CDS encoding DUF2808 domain-containing protein, with amino-acid sequence MKKLISLTTLTLLSIYSVPAAFAEGVPGETSFSHLFHSNAHPNDARALSAMHHFKLHVQGSDLSQISIDLPEGVKIRRGVEVTDQSGKKLDADVSINDKKATVAFSRPVSPETILTVSMKGVQTPFPGYRKTWRYSVSGKNQNMEEDVLFGTAQIQTYE
- the rppA gene encoding two-component system response regulator RppA; protein product: MRVLLVEDEPDLGCAIKRTLNQERYIVDLVLNGTEAWNYLDGQWTQYTLAIFDWLLPGVSGLELCKRLRLRGSCLPVLMLTAKDRMEDKVAGLDAGADDYLVKPFGMAELLARLRALQRRSPQLSPQKLQVGSLSLDYTTRTVSIQNQSTNAQVVPLTTKEFQLLEYFMKHSNQIVTSEQIRHQLWEVSAEPTSNVVAAQMRLLRRKLGQFGNDGLIETLHGMGYRLNATHEPK
- the rppB gene encoding two-component system sensor histidine kinase RppB; amino-acid sequence: MNQNKLFYLTRWKLAGCYSAAMGLVLSICALGLYQALVHAHWQTLDRELESVAGTLHDSVESVLKQPGRVEPTAQQLLPERKPQQHILGAIHQGDYFIKLLNTAGQTVTTAGFQPEGLPTTSGEITWQTVQDTKGNRYHQISLPLHTQDNRPWGYMQMGRSLNDVDNYLANVKLVLLLGLPLAMVLVGSASWWLAGFAMQPIYESYSQIQQFTADVAHELRTPLAAVAATVESVSGMPNLPESEARNILRTIERQNRRLTTLVADLLLLARIERQPIPIRRQICYLNDIVSDLVEELAALAIAAKVTISYEARVHQQIKVIGDEEQLYRLVSNIIVNAIQYTLTDGQVNIALNYSDRHGIIQVQDTGIGIAPLEQKRIFDRFYRVSSDRARHTGGSGLGLAIAQAIVQTHGGSLQVQSELGKGSTFIIQLPSIINQFSNLKLTKQ
- a CDS encoding DUF1830 domain-containing protein, which encodes MAQMSAALFDERFEQILCGYVNTTRQVQILRIANPISSWFERVIFPGQRILFFALPITYLEIYSSEIPSTVLMDKILCDRLRINS
- a CDS encoding TolC family protein, giving the protein MRTSTPIQNNLNSTPSSSPSPGLSTEAPNYLNPNPNPLQFPTRPEEVRVQGTQPITLQQALELAQRNNRQLQVARLTVERSRAALREARSALYPSVGVNSGISRSRSAQSELQQRIQENQGIPQTDEGSISTVLSGTAELSYNLYTSGERSSRIRAAEEQVRLSELQLEQATEELRLNVADDYYNLQAADELVRINQSAVTNAQASLRDAQALEQAGVGTRFAVLQAEVQLANATQDLTNALGQQQTSRRQLASRLSIAQLVNVSAADPVQISGLWNLPLEDSIVLAFRNRAELEQQLVQRNISEAQRRLALSQLGPRVSLVTSYNVLDVFDDGAGLADGYSLGANVSLNLYDGGAARARARQEEANIAIAETNFADTRNQVRFEVEEAYNTLQSNLANIQTASVALEQAREALRLARLRFQAGVGTQTEVIDAENDLTNAEGNRVTAILDYNRALARLQRAASSDPQSGGLE
- a CDS encoding heavy metal translocating P-type ATPase, which codes for MQQEDGHHKHQDHPQRTTLDRHDQHGHNQAESSSHSKDRAHNKHAGHSPEMFKWRFFICLFLTLPILYFSPLFQEWFGYTAIQFLGVNLVSPILGTAIYFYGGWVFLQGALREFQSKIGMMTLIALAITVAYVYSLAVSLGLRGEPFYWELATLVDVMLLGHWIELVSVQGASRALEHLADLVPSVAHRLVNGQIEDVSVGELAQGEQILIRPGEQIPIDGEVKEGVSSVNEAFLTGESRPVTKQAGDEVVAGAVNGEGALTVVVTRTGEQTTLSQVMRLVEEAQSSRGRFQALADQIAYWLTLIAIAIGTLTLVIWLMLNPDPTFAINRSVTVLVITCPHALGLAIPLVMVNATSMSAKNGILVRNREAFERARNIKTIAFDKTGTLTEGQFGVQRIYAQDISDLEALAIAAALESLSEHPLAQAVVEEANNQQVKLPKGSEFQSVTGKGIEGVVNGKSYRVGRSEWAEELGLMFPTELQAGLEKIEARGESAIALLDNSQVLAIFGLADKIRERAREAVQQLQVMDVQVVMITGDAEAVAKTVAAELNIEQYYARVLPQDKAAIIQRLKAKSPTAFVGDGINDAAALFNADLGIAIGAGTNVAIESADLVLVENDPLDVTYTLQLAKATYNKMIQNLFWATGYNVVGIPLAAGVAAPLGILLSPALGAVFMSLSTVIVSINAMLLRRVQLT
- a CDS encoding CPBP family intramembrane glutamic endopeptidase → MAKLYQTFSTLARYPAGVRLGVFVVILLLLWLPIAVPIYWVWGTSNLTSIVTMLALYGEFIFLLQLWGQKVHRQVHPLASHGVSGTRRNALELLKGVGIGVTSLLCLFILEGLLSWLTWQSSTQFLPKIILEGLGVALGVGFAEELLFRGWLVDELQWDYGFKVALWISSSIYATLHFIKPWGEVLRTLPSFPGLLLLGLTLGWARQVSQGHLGSAIGLHAGLVWGYYIINVAELVRYSQQVPPWVTGIDRNPLAGAMGLLFLSVIALSLRITSSN